From the Desulfosarcina sp. BuS5 genome, one window contains:
- a CDS encoding cyclic nucleotide-binding domain-containing protein: MLESKYLKDNIQNIQKLLTIPALRHFETSNLGKLLRLSKIREYKDGELLIEEGDLDPWLYFLLSGKIRIVKEGKSIATISQKGEIFGEMRIVDSLSRSASVYAAGKTICLAVDTSTKKRLSTEGTRDEKLDFLLLLYRIFAEYMSIRLRLTNEELVNAMKVIETNKLKMS; the protein is encoded by the coding sequence ATGCTTGAATCCAAATACCTTAAAGATAATATTCAGAATATTCAAAAACTTTTGACTATTCCGGCTTTAAGACATTTTGAAACTTCCAATCTTGGCAAACTCCTCAGGCTCAGCAAAATCAGGGAATATAAGGATGGTGAGCTTCTTATCGAAGAGGGTGATTTAGACCCGTGGCTATATTTTCTTCTTTCCGGTAAAATAAGGATAGTTAAAGAGGGAAAAAGCATTGCCACAATATCCCAAAAGGGAGAAATCTTCGGGGAAATGAGAATCGTTGACAGTTTAAGCAGGTCAGCGTCAGTTTATGCGGCCGGCAAGACTATTTGCCTGGCAGTGGATACCTCCACCAAAAAAAGACTCTCCACTGAAGGAACGCGGGACGAAAAACTGGATTTTCTGCTGCTTTTATATAGAATTTTTGCTGAATATATGTCGATCCGTTTACGCTTAACCAATGAAGAGCTTGTTAATGCCATGAAGGTAATAGAAACAAATAAGCTGAAAATGTCATGA
- a CDS encoding AAA family ATPase, whose translation MTEHESIDYNPLSIGTDNIIKKGDFAAVIARAGVGKTSFLVQVALSCMLKQKKVLHVSLHDSVKKISLWYKEIFTNLVDQHVIDLPVGSLDSLLPCRFIMTFKVDGFSLPGFVERFSDITKQGIFVPDVLIIDGLPLNETTDKLLKEIKAFAVQNSLSVWFAGHIHRDEEPSADGTPAPFFHVADNFDVVIKLQPTGERICVDFIKGITNDSDSPMIHVDPSSLLIMEL comes from the coding sequence ATGACAGAGCATGAGTCTATTGATTATAACCCTTTAAGTATTGGAACTGATAATATTATAAAAAAAGGAGATTTTGCTGCTGTTATAGCACGCGCAGGAGTCGGCAAAACCTCCTTTTTAGTTCAGGTTGCCTTGAGCTGTATGCTGAAGCAAAAAAAAGTTCTGCATGTGAGCCTGCACGATTCTGTTAAAAAGATTTCATTATGGTATAAAGAAATCTTTACAAATTTGGTGGATCAGCACGTTATTGACTTACCTGTAGGTTCCCTGGATTCATTATTACCATGCAGATTTATTATGACCTTTAAAGTTGATGGGTTTAGTTTGCCCGGTTTTGTGGAACGTTTCTCCGATATTACAAAACAGGGAATATTTGTGCCGGATGTTTTAATTATTGACGGGTTGCCTTTAAATGAAACTACTGATAAATTGCTTAAAGAGATCAAAGCTTTTGCAGTTCAAAATTCATTGTCAGTCTGGTTTGCAGGGCATATACATAGAGATGAAGAGCCGAGTGCGGATGGCACACCAGCTCCTTTTTTTCATGTTGCAGATAATTTTGACGTTGTTATTAAGTTACAACCCACAGGAGAAAGAATATGTGTTGATTTTATCAAGGGCATTACCAATGATTCCGATAGCCCCATGATACACGTTGACCCTTCATCTTTGCTGATTATGGAGTTATAG
- the fusA gene encoding elongation factor G has protein sequence MEYNIEKIRNIGISAHIDSGKTTLTERFLFYTNRIHAIHEVKGKDGVGATMDSMELEKERGITIASAATFCEWNDYQINLIDTPGHVDFTIEVERSLRVLDGAILILCSVGGVQSQSMTVDRQMRRYKIPCIAFINKCDRSGANPDRVIQQLKEKLGHNAVALQIPIGMEADFKGVVDLVSMQAIYFDGENGEILRYEEIPADLLDKAESMREELIDEASLFSDELTEAVLEDSEITTEILIGAVRAGTLERKITPVFLGSAYKNKALQPLLDAVVDFLPSPKDIENEALDMDAEEAPVTLSHNLSDPIVALAFKLEDGMYGQLTYIRVYQGTVSKGDTVKNIRTGKTIKVGRLVRMHANQMEEISSIKAGVIGALFGIDCASGDTFVSKHLDLSMTSMFVPEPVISLALLADDNKSLVNMSKALNRFTKEDPTFRTFVDEETNETIIQGMGELHLDVYVERMRREYAVNVTTGQPGVAYRETITRRSEFNYTHKKQTGGAGQFGRVAGFMEPVTDEEFIFENKITGGSIPTQFISSCEKGFLSCLKKGPYLEFPVSGIRIVINDGASHSVDSSEMAFQSAARGAFREGYSRAAPVIHEPIMKVVVETPNEFNGAVMALLNQRRGMIVGSQEDGVMSTIETQAPLAEMFGFSTVLRSATQGKAQFTMEFFSYKQVPKSVAEEIQKKLKNS, from the coding sequence ATGGAATATAATATAGAAAAAATTAGAAATATTGGTATCAGCGCTCATATTGATTCAGGGAAAACGACATTAACCGAAAGATTCCTTTTTTATACTAATCGAATCCATGCAATTCACGAGGTAAAAGGGAAAGATGGTGTCGGCGCCACAATGGATTCTATGGAACTTGAAAAGGAGCGCGGCATCACAATAGCTTCTGCCGCGACTTTTTGTGAATGGAATGATTATCAGATCAATCTTATCGATACCCCCGGTCATGTTGATTTTACAATTGAGGTCGAGCGTTCTTTACGAGTTTTGGATGGCGCTATCCTTATTTTATGCTCTGTTGGTGGTGTTCAATCCCAATCGATGACTGTTGACCGTCAGATGCGAAGATATAAAATTCCATGTATCGCCTTTATCAACAAATGCGATAGAAGCGGCGCGAATCCTGACAGGGTAATCCAACAACTGAAAGAAAAACTTGGCCACAATGCTGTTGCCTTGCAAATCCCGATTGGGATGGAAGCAGATTTTAAAGGTGTTGTTGATCTTGTTTCCATGCAAGCGATATATTTTGATGGTGAAAATGGAGAGATTCTCAGATATGAAGAAATCCCTGCAGACCTGCTTGATAAAGCTGAATCTATGCGGGAAGAATTAATTGATGAGGCATCTCTATTTTCTGATGAGCTTACCGAAGCTGTTCTGGAAGATTCTGAAATTACAACTGAAATTCTTATTGGGGCCGTAAGGGCCGGAACCCTTGAGCGTAAAATCACTCCTGTCTTTTTGGGGTCTGCATACAAAAATAAAGCCCTTCAACCGCTTCTGGATGCGGTTGTGGATTTTCTTCCATCCCCCAAGGATATTGAGAACGAAGCGCTTGATATGGATGCGGAAGAAGCTCCTGTCACGCTAAGTCATAATCTTTCCGACCCTATCGTAGCCCTGGCTTTTAAATTAGAAGACGGCATGTATGGACAGCTCACGTATATCCGGGTTTATCAAGGCACGGTTTCAAAAGGTGATACGGTTAAAAATATACGTACCGGAAAAACTATCAAGGTTGGCCGGCTGGTCCGTATGCATGCAAACCAGATGGAAGAGATTTCTTCAATCAAGGCCGGTGTTATCGGCGCTCTTTTCGGTATTGACTGTGCTTCCGGGGATACCTTTGTTTCAAAGCATCTTGATTTATCCATGACTTCAATGTTTGTGCCTGAGCCGGTTATTTCGCTGGCGCTTCTTGCGGATGATAACAAATCCCTTGTTAATATGTCCAAAGCGCTGAACCGGTTTACCAAGGAGGATCCCACTTTCAGGACATTTGTCGATGAGGAGACCAATGAGACAATTATTCAAGGTATGGGAGAACTGCACCTGGATGTTTATGTCGAACGTATGCGAAGGGAGTACGCTGTAAATGTTACAACAGGGCAGCCTGGAGTCGCATATCGTGAAACCATAACCAGACGCTCTGAATTTAACTATACCCATAAAAAGCAGACTGGCGGTGCGGGTCAGTTCGGGCGGGTTGCCGGATTTATGGAGCCTGTTACTGATGAAGAATTCATTTTCGAGAATAAAATTACAGGTGGTTCTATCCCAACCCAGTTTATTTCATCATGCGAAAAAGGTTTTCTGAGTTGTTTGAAAAAAGGCCCTTATCTCGAATTTCCGGTTTCAGGTATCAGGATAGTTATTAATGACGGCGCCTCTCATTCGGTAGATTCTTCAGAGATGGCATTTCAAAGTGCTGCCAGAGGCGCTTTTCGTGAGGGCTACAGCAGGGCTGCTCCTGTTATTCATGAACCAATAATGAAAGTTGTGGTTGAAACACCTAATGAATTTAATGGAGCAGTTATGGCATTACTTAATCAGCGCAGAGGTATGATAGTAGGCTCCCAGGAAGACGGCGTCATGAGCACCATTGAGACTCAAGCTCCTTTGGCTGAAATGTTCGGTTTTTCAACTGTCTTGAGGTCGGCAACTCAAGGCAAGGCTCAATTTACAATGGAATTTTTTTCCTACAAACAGGTGCCTAAATCTGTAGCCGAGGAGATACAAAAAAAATTAAAAAATAGTTGA
- the purF gene encoding amidophosphoribosyltransferase, whose product MNFSEKPREACGLFGIHGHPDAAKLTYFGLYALQHRGQESAGISVAHNDNIITHKGMGLVPDIFKTEYLEKLTGNSAIGHVRYSTTGNSVISNAQPFFIRYRKRSYAIAHNGNLVNAHILKNELEEAGSIFQTTMDSEVLLHLFVKNLGYGFEKALIETISRLKGAFSFVWLTSRGELIGIKGPNGFRPLCLGKLNGHYILASETCALDLVQADFIRELDSGEIVIIGQDGIKSIKPFNSVKRSFCIFELIYFARPDSIMFGKSLYQIRKAHGKRLAQESHVDADLVMPFPDSGTYAAIGYAEETGIPFEMAMIRNHYVGRTFIQPTQSMRDFAVRVKLNPVKDLLKGKDIIIIEDSIIRGTTVRTRVKALRELGVKKIHLRVSGPPHRFPCHYGIDFSTRGELIAASKSEKELQDFLGLDSLHYLSLEGLLASTGVDHPEDNFCKACFDGCYPVDFDNKLSKNCLEDYLEKD is encoded by the coding sequence ATGAATTTTTCAGAAAAGCCGCGAGAGGCTTGCGGCCTCTTTGGAATCCATGGGCACCCGGATGCGGCAAAATTAACCTATTTCGGTTTGTACGCCTTGCAACACAGGGGGCAGGAAAGCGCAGGTATTTCAGTAGCGCACAATGATAATATCATCACCCACAAGGGTATGGGGCTCGTGCCTGATATTTTTAAAACGGAATATCTGGAGAAACTTACAGGCAACAGCGCCATCGGGCATGTTCGATATTCAACCACAGGAAATTCGGTAATTTCAAATGCACAACCTTTTTTCATACGTTACAGAAAAAGATCGTATGCAATAGCTCATAACGGCAACCTGGTTAATGCTCATATATTAAAAAATGAGCTTGAGGAAGCAGGTTCCATTTTTCAAACCACAATGGATAGTGAAGTTCTTTTGCACCTTTTTGTTAAAAATTTGGGGTATGGATTTGAAAAAGCGCTTATTGAAACAATTTCCAGGCTAAAAGGAGCATTCTCTTTTGTATGGCTTACAAGCCGGGGAGAACTTATAGGAATCAAAGGCCCCAATGGGTTCAGGCCTTTATGCCTTGGCAAACTAAACGGCCATTATATCCTGGCATCGGAAACATGTGCCCTTGATCTGGTCCAGGCCGATTTTATAAGGGAGCTGGACTCTGGTGAAATAGTAATCATTGGCCAGGACGGGATAAAATCTATAAAACCTTTTAACAGCGTAAAACGGTCATTCTGTATATTCGAGCTTATTTATTTTGCAAGGCCGGATAGTATAATGTTCGGAAAAAGTCTTTATCAAATCAGAAAAGCACACGGAAAACGCCTGGCGCAGGAATCCCATGTGGATGCGGATCTTGTGATGCCGTTTCCGGACTCCGGAACCTATGCTGCTATAGGTTATGCCGAAGAGACAGGTATACCATTTGAAATGGCAATGATACGCAACCATTATGTGGGCAGAACATTCATACAGCCGACACAGAGCATGCGCGATTTTGCAGTAAGGGTAAAGTTGAATCCCGTAAAAGATCTTTTAAAAGGAAAAGATATTATTATAATTGAAGATTCAATAATAAGAGGGACAACCGTGCGAACCAGGGTCAAGGCACTGCGGGAACTTGGAGTAAAAAAAATACATCTCAGAGTCAGCGGACCGCCGCACAGGTTCCCGTGTCATTATGGAATCGATTTTTCCACAAGGGGAGAATTGATTGCTGCAAGCAAGTCAGAGAAAGAGCTGCAAGATTTTCTTGGTTTAGATTCGCTGCATTATCTCAGCCTTGAAGGTCTGCTTGCATCAACCGGAGTCGATCATCCGGAAGATAATTTCTGTAAAGCCTGCTTTGACGGCTGTTATCCGGTAGATTTTGATAATAAGCTGTCCAAAAATTGTCTTGAGGATTATCTTGAAAAAGATTAG
- the carB gene encoding carbamoyl-phosphate synthase large subunit, with amino-acid sequence MPKRTDINKILIIGAGPIIISQACEFDYSGTQACKALREEGYEIVLVNSNPATIMTDPEMADRTYIEPVTPRAVVKIIERERPDALLPTLGGQTGLNTAVEVYKMGVLEKYGVEMIGASFEAINKAEDRDLFREAMRRIGLRIPKSGIAVNMENVSSIAGQLGFPIIVRPSFTLGGTGGGVAYNAEELEVLSKAGLEASLIGQVMLEESVLGWKEYELEVMRDNNDNVVIICSIENMDPMGVHTGDSITVAPAQTLTDKEFQEMRNASIAIMREMGVDTGGSNVQFAVNPKTGEMIVVEMNPRVSRSSALASKATGYPIAKIAAKLAVGYTLDEIPNDITGETFASFEPVLDYCVIKIPRWTFEKFPETEDYLTTAMKSVGETMAIGRTFKEALQKGIRSLEIGRYGFGADGKDNSEMLQAEKDKHPSAEIKKKLATPNSERLFYLRYAILSGMDIDFIYKLTGIDPWFLYQLKQITELEEDLKKTGPELSTAKLEQAKAFGFSDVQIACLTGTDEEQIKRERTEKGIIPVYKLVDTCSAEFKAATPYYYSTYEEENEARISEKKKVMILGGGPNRIGQGIEFDYCCVHASFALKEEAVESIMVNSNPETVSTDYDTSDKLYFEPLTKEDVLHIVEIEKPMGVIVQFGGQTPLNLSSGLFKAGIKILGTQPDSIDRAEDRELFQCMLNKLGLVQPPNGTAMSVEGAEKAAEKIGFPVIVRPSYVLGGRAMKIVYDSAELKNFTLLALDASPEHPVLIDKFLEDAVEIDVDAISDGKRTIIAGIMEHIEEAGVHSGDSACVLPPYSIKKNMLAEISQATRAMAQELNVIGLMNVQYAIKNDKLFVIEVNPRASRTIPFVSKATGIPFAKLATKIMLGLTLEELGLTHEIVPEHISVKEAVLPFDKFPDVDTLLGPEMKSTGEVMGIDYEFGAAYAKAQAGAGIHLPVTGTIFISVQKRDKKAMLPAAHNFVKLGFKIMATRGTWSFFKDNGIESKAINKVSLGRPHVVDAVKNGEIQLIINTGSGGAKKRDGFDIRQAAIKYKIPYATTIAGGIAMCKGIAALKNQKLTVKTIQEYNK; translated from the coding sequence ATGCCGAAACGAACAGATATAAACAAAATTTTGATCATAGGAGCAGGACCGATTATCATCAGCCAGGCTTGCGAATTTGATTATTCAGGCACACAGGCATGTAAAGCCCTGCGTGAAGAAGGATATGAAATTGTCCTGGTTAACAGTAATCCTGCTACTATTATGACTGATCCTGAAATGGCTGATAGAACATATATAGAGCCTGTAACGCCTCGCGCAGTCGTCAAGATTATAGAGCGCGAGAGACCGGACGCGCTTTTGCCTACTCTGGGTGGGCAAACCGGATTGAATACTGCTGTAGAAGTATATAAAATGGGTGTCCTGGAAAAATATGGGGTTGAGATGATAGGGGCATCTTTTGAGGCAATTAATAAAGCTGAAGACAGGGACCTTTTTCGGGAAGCAATGCGGAGAATCGGCCTTAGAATTCCAAAAAGCGGTATAGCTGTGAACATGGAAAATGTCAGCTCGATAGCGGGTCAACTCGGCTTTCCTATTATTGTCCGTCCCAGCTTCACCCTTGGAGGTACAGGCGGAGGGGTGGCATATAATGCAGAAGAACTGGAGGTTCTCAGTAAAGCAGGTCTGGAGGCAAGCCTTATAGGGCAAGTCATGCTGGAAGAGTCTGTCCTTGGATGGAAAGAATATGAACTCGAAGTTATGCGGGATAATAACGATAATGTTGTAATTATATGTTCCATAGAGAATATGGACCCTATGGGCGTTCATACCGGAGACAGCATAACCGTGGCTCCTGCTCAGACCTTAACGGATAAGGAATTTCAGGAAATGCGGAATGCCTCCATTGCGATTATGCGTGAAATGGGGGTCGACACGGGCGGTTCCAATGTACAGTTTGCCGTTAACCCTAAAACAGGCGAAATGATTGTGGTTGAAATGAATCCCAGAGTCTCAAGAAGTTCCGCTTTGGCATCCAAGGCTACAGGATATCCGATTGCCAAGATTGCAGCCAAACTTGCTGTGGGATACACACTTGATGAGATTCCGAATGATATAACCGGCGAGACCTTTGCATCCTTTGAGCCGGTACTTGACTATTGTGTAATCAAAATACCGCGCTGGACATTTGAAAAATTTCCGGAAACTGAAGATTATCTTACGACAGCCATGAAATCAGTAGGGGAAACCATGGCAATCGGCAGAACTTTTAAAGAGGCTTTACAAAAAGGGATCAGGTCGTTGGAGATCGGCAGGTATGGCTTCGGCGCTGATGGGAAAGATAACTCTGAAATGCTGCAAGCGGAAAAAGATAAACATCCGAGCGCTGAAATTAAAAAAAAATTGGCAACACCTAATTCCGAGAGACTTTTTTATCTCCGATATGCTATTCTCAGCGGCATGGATATTGATTTTATTTATAAATTAACCGGTATTGACCCATGGTTTCTGTATCAATTGAAACAGATAACAGAACTCGAAGAAGATTTAAAAAAAACCGGCCCGGAACTGTCAACTGCAAAACTGGAACAGGCCAAGGCTTTTGGCTTTTCCGATGTGCAGATCGCTTGTTTGACTGGAACTGATGAAGAGCAAATTAAAAGGGAACGCACTGAAAAGGGAATTATACCGGTATATAAACTTGTTGATACCTGTTCGGCCGAATTCAAGGCTGCCACTCCTTATTATTATTCCACTTATGAAGAAGAAAATGAGGCCAGGATTTCAGAAAAAAAGAAGGTAATGATTCTCGGCGGCGGTCCTAATAGAATCGGACAGGGCATAGAATTTGATTATTGCTGCGTTCATGCTTCTTTTGCGCTTAAAGAAGAAGCCGTAGAGAGCATAATGGTTAACAGTAACCCTGAAACAGTCAGCACGGATTATGACACCTCGGATAAGCTCTATTTTGAACCGCTAACCAAAGAAGATGTGCTCCATATTGTTGAAATTGAAAAGCCGATGGGCGTGATTGTTCAATTTGGAGGGCAAACCCCGCTTAATCTTTCCTCCGGATTATTTAAAGCCGGGATCAAGATTCTTGGAACCCAGCCGGATAGTATAGACAGGGCGGAAGACAGGGAGCTGTTTCAGTGCATGTTAAACAAATTAGGCCTTGTGCAACCGCCGAACGGCACGGCTATGAGCGTGGAGGGTGCGGAGAAAGCGGCGGAGAAAATAGGATTCCCGGTTATTGTAAGGCCTTCGTATGTGCTTGGCGGAAGAGCCATGAAAATAGTATATGACAGCGCTGAATTGAAAAACTTTACGCTGCTCGCGCTTGACGCTTCTCCTGAACACCCGGTTCTGATTGACAAGTTCCTGGAAGATGCTGTGGAAATTGATGTTGATGCAATTTCAGACGGAAAAAGAACAATTATCGCAGGCATTATGGAGCATATTGAAGAGGCCGGCGTGCACTCTGGTGATTCGGCCTGCGTTCTGCCGCCTTACAGTATTAAAAAAAATATGCTTGCGGAAATATCGCAAGCCACGAGGGCAATGGCTCAGGAATTAAATGTGATCGGCCTTATGAATGTACAGTATGCTATAAAAAACGACAAACTGTTTGTGATTGAGGTGAATCCAAGAGCATCCAGAACCATTCCCTTTGTCAGCAAGGCTACCGGCATTCCATTTGCCAAATTAGCAACTAAAATTATGCTGGGACTTACGCTTGAAGAATTAGGATTAACCCATGAGATAGTCCCGGAGCATATCTCTGTAAAAGAGGCTGTTCTGCCGTTTGACAAGTTCCCTGACGTAGATACCCTGCTTGGTCCGGAAATGAAATCAACCGGTGAAGTTATGGGGATTGATTACGAATTTGGCGCTGCATACGCAAAAGCCCAGGCAGGGGCAGGGATCCATCTTCCTGTAACCGGAACTATATTTATCAGTGTTCAGAAACGTGACAAAAAGGCTATGCTTCCTGCCGCGCATAATTTTGTAAAGCTCGGATTTAAAATCATGGCAACAAGGGGGACATGGTCTTTTTTCAAAGATAACGGCATAGAAAGCAAAGCGATCAACAAGGTTTCGCTTGGAAGACCGCATGTTGTTGATGCCGTTAAAAACGGAGAGATTCAGCTTATAATCAACACCGGGTCGGGAGGCGCCAAAAAGCGCGATGGGTTTGATATACGGCAGGCTGCAATAAAATATAAAATACCCTATGCAACTACTATTGCAGGAGGTATAGCCATGTGTAAAGGTATTGCCGCCCTGAAAAATCAAAAGCTCACAGTAAAAACAATTCAGGAGTATAATAAATAA
- the carA gene encoding glutamine-hydrolyzing carbamoyl-phosphate synthase small subunit: MKAILALEDGRTFKGKSFTGAGEASGEVVFNTGMTGYQEILTDPSYKKQMVTMTYPLIGNYGTNNEDVESDRIQVSAFLTREYQNYPSNFRSTASLSEYLKNSGNNQHSVLGIEDLDTRALTRHIRNAGAMRAFISTEDLDPASCVQKAKEIPDMAGQDLVKEVTTDSAYRWVEGEKVAVPEQDLEINGKLWEKSHEKKRIVVFDYGVKFNILRCLEIAGCDLIVVPAATTADVVKTIGPDGIFLSNGPGDPEPVRYAINTIKELIGYRPIFGICLGLQILGLALGGKTFKLKFGHRGANQPVKNLITRKIEITSQNHGFALSPGSLNNLNIEITHLNLNDNTVEGFKHKELPLQAVQYHPEASPGPHDARYFFNNFVRRIKA, encoded by the coding sequence ATGAAAGCTATATTAGCACTTGAGGATGGTCGTACTTTTAAAGGCAAATCCTTTACCGGGGCCGGCGAAGCATCAGGCGAAGTTGTTTTTAATACCGGGATGACGGGATACCAGGAGATATTAACAGATCCCTCCTATAAAAAGCAGATGGTTACCATGACCTATCCTCTAATAGGAAATTATGGTACGAATAATGAAGATGTGGAGTCGGACCGGATTCAGGTATCAGCCTTTTTAACCAGAGAATATCAAAATTATCCGAGTAATTTCAGATCAACAGCATCTTTGTCGGAATATTTAAAAAATTCGGGGAATAATCAACACAGTGTGCTAGGCATAGAAGATCTGGACACACGAGCTCTTACCAGGCATATAAGGAATGCAGGAGCTATGCGGGCTTTTATTTCTACTGAAGACCTTGACCCTGCATCATGCGTTCAAAAAGCAAAAGAGATCCCTGACATGGCAGGACAGGATCTGGTAAAGGAAGTTACAACCGATTCAGCATACCGCTGGGTTGAGGGGGAAAAAGTAGCCGTGCCTGAACAGGATTTAGAGATTAACGGCAAATTGTGGGAAAAAAGTCACGAAAAAAAGAGGATCGTTGTCTTTGATTACGGTGTGAAATTTAATATTTTAAGATGCCTTGAAATTGCAGGATGCGATTTGATAGTGGTGCCGGCTGCAACGACAGCAGATGTTGTGAAAACCATAGGACCTGATGGAATATTTTTATCAAACGGCCCTGGTGATCCTGAACCTGTAAGATATGCAATCAATACCATCAAAGAACTTATAGGGTACAGACCAATATTTGGAATCTGCCTTGGTTTGCAAATACTGGGGCTGGCCCTGGGAGGCAAAACATTTAAATTAAAGTTCGGGCATCGCGGCGCAAACCAGCCTGTTAAGAATCTTATAACAAGAAAAATAGAAATCACGTCCCAAAACCACGGATTTGCACTTAGTCCTGGGAGTCTCAACAATCTGAATATTGAAATTACTCATCTGAATTTAAATGACAATACTGTTGAAGGTTTCAAACATAAAGAGCTTCCCCTGCAGGCGGTGCAATATCACCCCGAAGCCTCTCCAGGGCCCCATGATGCCAGATACTTTTTTAATAATTTTGTAAGAAGAATAAAGGCTTGA
- a CDS encoding YkgJ family cysteine cluster protein — protein MDIDLKPFFKKYEDLSSMADKVFEKVKKEFPECVKCKAECSDCCHALFDLTLIEALCISFHFYKNYKGEKRTKLIDKASRADRKIYKLKKKAYKDLESGKNETEILMEMAKEKVRCPLLNSNDMCDLYHNRPITCRLYGIPTSIRGIGHTCGISGFKEGQSYPTVNLDKIQTKLYEISDELAQALKTKYSKLGEMLVPLSMAILTEYSEEYLGVNTQEDETVGEKK, from the coding sequence ATGGATATTGATTTAAAGCCATTTTTTAAAAAATATGAAGACCTGTCCTCTATGGCCGACAAGGTATTTGAAAAGGTAAAAAAAGAATTTCCGGAGTGCGTAAAATGCAAGGCGGAATGTTCAGATTGTTGCCATGCTTTATTCGATCTTACATTGATTGAAGCTCTTTGTATTAGTTTTCATTTTTATAAAAATTATAAAGGGGAAAAAAGAACAAAGCTTATAGATAAGGCTAGCAGGGCAGATCGAAAAATTTACAAGCTAAAGAAAAAGGCGTACAAAGACCTTGAATCCGGTAAAAATGAAACCGAGATTTTAATGGAAATGGCCAAGGAAAAGGTGAGATGCCCGCTTTTGAACAGTAACGATATGTGTGACCTTTATCACAACAGACCCATAACATGCAGGCTTTATGGGATACCTACATCGATAAGAGGAATTGGGCACACTTGCGGGATATCCGGATTTAAAGAAGGTCAATCGTATCCGACTGTAAATCTTGATAAAATCCAGACAAAACTTTATGAAATATCCGATGAACTGGCGCAAGCTCTGAAAACAAAATATTCAAAACTCGGAGAAATGCTTGTACCGTTATCTATGGCAATCCTTACAGAATATAGTGAGGAATATTTAGGCGTCAATACCCAGGAAGATGAAACGGTTGGAGAGAAAAAATAA